From Treponema sp. OMZ 787:
GATACCGAAGGCGTATTCGTATTTATCGGACACAATCCTCAGACAGCCTTTATTCAAGGTTTGGTAGACCTCGATGAAAACGGCTACATCCTTACAAACGGAAGAATGGAAACAAACGTACCCGGTATTTACGGTGTAGGCGATGTTATTCAAAAAGAATCACGCCAGGTTGTTACAGCCGCAGCCGACGGTGCTCTTGCCGGTATCTGGGCAGGCCACTATATCGACGATATCAAAGCCAAAATGGCTATGAACAAATAAGGAGAAACAAAATGATTGAATTGACAAAAGAAAATTTTGAACAAGAAGTTCATCAGTCAAAGGGTGTAACCTTTGTAGATTTTTGGTCGGACGGATGCGTCCCTTGTAAACAATTAATGCCTGATGTTCATGCAATGGCAGAACGCCATGCAGGAAAGGCTAAGTTTTGCTCATTCAATATTGACGGTGCAAGACGCGTTGCCATGAAAGAGCAGGTTTTAGGTCTTCCTACAATGCTCATCTATGTTGACGGCGAGAGAAAAGACAGCGTTACCGGAAGCGACTTAACCATCGATCAAATCGAAGAGATGGTAAAAAAATACATCTAATTGTTTTTAATCTTTTAAGCCGGAAAAAAGATAATAAATCTTTTGACGGTTTTTTGAAGATACGGTTTAATAAACCGTGGGCAGGTTCTTCCTGCCTCAACAAATTTTATCCTAGGAGGATGCTATGGTTGAATTGAAAACCAAAAAAGTCATCATCATTGGTGACCGAGACGGCGTTCCCGGGGAGGCTATTAAGCTCTGTGCAGAATCGGCAGGTGCTGAGGTTGTATATGCTGCAACCGAATGCTTTGTCTGAACAAGCGCAGGAGCAATGGACTTGGAAAACCAAAAGCGAGTCAAAGATTTAGCTGAAAAATACGGTCCTGAGAACGTAATCGTTCTTTTGGGCGGTG
This genomic window contains:
- a CDS encoding co-chaperone YbbN, translating into MIELTKENFEQEVHQSKGVTFVDFWSDGCVPCKQLMPDVHAMAERHAGKAKFCSFNIDGARRVAMKEQVLGLPTMLIYVDGERKDSVTGSDLTIDQIEEMVKKYI